The Gopherus evgoodei ecotype Sinaloan lineage chromosome 20, rGopEvg1_v1.p, whole genome shotgun sequence nucleotide sequence tggtcccttggaatctatgacccTTTGCATTTCCACCAGTGGATTCATTTGCCAGCTCAGTCACGGGAGGAATGAGATAGTGAAACAAAACCTACAGTCATGAGGGCCATATCCTCCTACCCCTGCCACGAGAGAGCCCAAGAGGAAGCGTGAACATCACACACAACATCGAGGAGAAGGGAGAAGCCCCCACTTGCAGCTCAGTGTCCATCGCTAATGGGATCGTCAATGGAATATGCAGACTAGCAGCAGCTATTTTGGTCGCATAACATTGTTAATCTATGGAGATAGTGGAGTTCATATTAAACCGATTAGGCCCATTAAATCCATTTTTAACAGTGTGGTCATCTGACAGCACATGGTCCGTGAGGCAGACTGGATGCCTCCCTGTAATCCCGGCCTCCTTCACAGAGTTTGCCTGGATGATCCTGACCCTGGCTGGGAAGACacggagagggggagggaaagagtcCTTACGAAATAGCAACGTCTGAAGGTTTCAACGCCAGCGTTCAGCCCTTGCTGATTCCAGGGCAAAAGAGCGACACGTTATTTGCAAATTCTCCCTGGCTTTAGCTTGACTGAGCTAACCCCAGTGGGTCACGCAAATCAACGATGCTGCTTTTCAGGGCATTTACAGAAACAATTAAACATAGGGGACCCAGAGAGCATGTCCTGGCAATTCAACCTAATCCCCAACCAAAGATCCATCCCCAGAGTCTGCAATAGGGAATCTGTCCGGAGAGACTTTTTTAGTCATTCAATCCATTCCCAAGtgggcagagccctggggcatTCATCTCATCCTGGCCCCATTCAGTGATTCTGTGGCAGCTGCAGGAACACCTTGTGCTTTGAAGGCTGGAAGCCCCACGGGAGAAACCTGAGCCAAAAGACAATCTGCTCCCTTTGCAACAAGAATCCCACAAGCCCAGTCTGAAGACAGAATGGTTTTTACACCGGGAAATCAGGCAGGGGAGCTGGATCTCTCTTTGATCCATCAGAATGAAGCTCAGATGCATTCACCACCACAAAGAAACCCACAGGAGTACATCTGCTCCAGGTATGGCTCTGCTCTCCAGACATCAATGGATGTCCAACCACGGTATAAACCCCTGGGTATCAGCGTTTAGCTAGGATAGACTCACCTGTTGTCAACTCCAGGGATTTTAGTTCTAGTCCAGTGTCAAGATCATTTCAAAGGTGCTAACAGGTGCTGGTGCTTTCACCACCTGCAATATGCAGAGAGATAAGACTACGTTCTGCGCACAGCACACGAAGGGCAGGTGCATGGGTTCCTCAGGCTCTGCAGAACACGTCTGGAGAAAAGGGCTGGACCTGGGGTAACATGCAGGCCCATGAGCAGCTCAGGGAAGCCTGGAACAGATCAGAGCTACCAAACCAGAGGGCTAATCGTTTTCATCAAAAAGAGAGCGCCAACGTTTCTACTTTAtttagatgtaaaaaaaaaaaaaggctccataaaaaataaatcaaagcagTAAGAATTCCCTAGTATGTGGCTCTAATCTTTTGGCCAAGGCTGGTACGAACACAGTTATTTCTGTCCCTGAGAACACCTCACTCAAATGCCAGCAAACTAGATCAAACCCCAAGGCTGGGATGCTGGGTCACTGCTTGGAATTAAAAACACAATCAGCTCGGTTGCTCCTGATGAGCTTGCTTGGAGGTTCAGCAGTTTTCAGGCTGGGCTGGAGAAGTTTGGGGATCCTCGCCCCATTCATGCCAGGTGAAGAGGATACGCTCTTGCCTACAGCAGGATGCTGAAAGCAAGACACCCAGCTTATCCCCAGATCCTTCCTGCGCTCTGCTCCATTCAATCTCGATTCCATCGGGGATAGAACAGCTGCTGACCCGGCTCCCCAGCTGGTTGGCAGATGCAGAACTGAGCCTAGTTTCTGTCCTGTCCCAAGTTCTCTGTCCCTTCACTGACTCCTTGAGTCTCTGTGACATTAACTCGGCTTTCCACAGCACTGAGCTTTGAGTGCAGCTTCCATCTTTTCTTCAGGTGGTGCAGGTGGGACTTCGACTTTGTGTGAGCTGAGAGCAAAGATAAAGCAGAGCTTGTGATTCAGGGGATCTTGGGGAAGTAAACACCCAACTCGTCCAGTCCTGTGATGTattgagcaccctcaactcccattcactactggggggaggcggggaggaggaggaaggatgctCATTACCTCATAGGATCCAGCTCTCAAGTCCCATTAGCCCCTGTTCCAGTCTCCTAGACATATTCCTCTCAGGCCAAACCAATTCATACTCATTCTTAGCACTAAAGGAAAAGGCCTTGGTGTGTTTAAAATCCTGTCACCCACTTGAATAATCCAAATGGATAAACATTATattatatcacacacacactctgcacttTAGAGAGAGATGCAAAACCATTTTTGTGCCAAAAGACTCACAAACGGGTGACCTCCACACTGCTGACGCGTCTAGCCCTCAGCGAGGAACAGCTGCCGCGAGACTCGTATCACAAAACGGTTTTCGTATCTCATCATGTCGTGAAGTTGGACAATTGTCTGCAGCACCACGAAGCCGAGACTATGTCTTTATATACAATATGCCACAGCTGGGTGTTTTGTGTGTCTATAGACTGGACAATATTAACACCTACAGGTGTGCCACAggtaggctctgatcctgcaaatactcacGCTTGTGCATTCCTTTAAGCACCCAAGCAGTCCCATTGCTTAGGCCTGGCTTACACTCAAAGTTTCACTGGCGTCACTATGTTCGTAAGAGGTATGATTCATTTACAATACAGTTATGCCAGGCAAAGCACCAGTGTACATGCAGTTATATCGGCATAAGGTGCTTCACCAAACCAGAATAGTAATGGCAGTATAAGCacttttatgctggtataacagCCTCCACACTCAGGGGTTTTTGCTGCTTTAATCATGGCGCCATAGTTCAGGCAGCAatacttcagtgtagacattgccttagttaagcatgtgcatatgtGTCTGCAGGATGGGGGCCCTAGGGTCTTTTccagactttttttttgggggggggaggggggggcgccTCCTTCTAAAGAAAATTACATGCAAATCTGGTACTTTATTGCAATGTTATTGGGACACCATCAGGTTGCAATGAAATCGCACATCTCTAAAATCTTGTTACAAGTGGTACCAAAGTTTAATGGAGACAGTACATGTCTCTCCTGTCATTTGTGAGagtctttcattttaaacaaCATGAAAGTGCAAttgtaaaaaacagaaaaaaaacaaaacacaaaaactgaGAGGACCATCAGGGCCAGGAGCAGTTTCTGAAACTATTTCCAACTCATTTTTAGAAACTGACTCGATTTCAAGTTGACTTTGTGCCCCCAGTGCTTTCATTTCCTGCCTCGTGTGTTTAAATCTGTAGTGTTAAGATTCCATTTAATGGCAACGTTTCAGTTCAGTTCTACATgcgtcctccctccccccaacactgcTCCAGCACTATTGATGGGTTCGTGCCAAATATGGATGGACACAGGGGATGCAGCATTGATCAAggataaataaatattattaataaccGGGAACTTAGGCAACAACCCCAGAAAAGGAATTTATTGCCCTGTAACTGTTGCTTATGAAAGTACCACTCTGGTCATGCTGCCTCCTATGCCTAGCAGCATGGAGTGGGCTCTCAGGTCTTTCAGAGATACTCTCTCCTTAATGTGTGTGGatgtcttttaaaatgtcttcaaACTAGGACAATACACAGATCTACTAAAAACTAGATAACTACATTTATGATCTAAGCATATTAAAGAGAACTGCTACATTAAAAACACCAACTTCCCTACCTATGTTAGAAGCCGCTCCTTGGATTAATAAAACTAAATTAATCTTTAAAACCTAGTTCTCGCTATTAATACTGCATTTGCTTTCAGCATTTCACTCAGTTTGCACAAGGAAGATAGACATGTCAGTTTCATGTTTGTTGCTAGTCAGTTTCTAGCCAATTTCACTTGGAGGTTCTGAGCTTCAGGGAAGTGttaatgtgtttaaaatatttcGATTCCAATGAGATTAAAATTCAATTTTCAAACTTATGGAAATGTTCCTATCAACGTTAGATCTGGGAAAAGCTTTAGTTTTACAAAACGTAAATGTTGGAGCAAACccaacttttaaaaaactttccagGGTAAATTATTgttgcttttaaataaaaaaatggattgtaaaagaaacaaaattctCGGTGCAGGTTCTCTAACCCTCCTGAATTGCTAGCAAGGACCAGCGGCTCAGAACGAACACTgacaaattcagaagtgatgcGCTAAGAAGTGTGTTTTGATGGAGAGGGCTCCCACTACCCACTGCCAGAAGAGAACGTGAGCTTTActgtttccctccccccagcccgatGGTAAGAGCTGACAGATGGCTGCTGTGGCATGGCTGACATACCGCCTCCCGGCTTGCAAGTGGCTGCTTTTATCAGAGGGCTGTAAACAATCCTTGGAAGCCTGAGATCATGTGATGGTCATATGGCCAACAGCAGGTATCTATGGACTCATTTTGTTCCCTTCGCACAAACTGCAATCTCCACATTTAAGTTGTCCCATATATATTCCCTCCCCTATCCCCACCCCCCGGATCTTACCTGCCCATTCTCTGTCCCCAATGATGACTCTGTTGCAGAGCTCACACACGTGATGACTCCGTTTGTCCTCATTTATCTCGCTCTCCATCTTTACAGGGTCTGCCGATGGCTGCCGCCCCTGAGGTTACAAACGTGTCAGGTCAGTTTCTATTCAGCGAGGTTTCTCTCGTCACTGCCACTGTCATGGGATTTGAAGATATGAGGCTTTCCTCCTGACCTTTGAGGGTCGGAGCTACGGAGTCCGTCTCCTCCCAGTATGAGAGAAGGGGCATGCTTGGGGGTTCCTTGGTAACAGCAGGAGAGACGGAAATCTGGAGTTAGAGACACAGCAAGAACCCATGGCCAGCCTAAGAGGGGCAAGTTTGGAGGCCAGAGGAGTAAAGAGGAAGCCCCTGGAGTTGGGAGAGAGTGAGCTCTAGGTCAGAGGCCTGGAGATCGCAAACTCCCAGGGTGAAGCTCTGGGGAGAAGATCTCAGCTTGTAGCAGAGACCCGCTGCAGTTCTGGTAACAGTCCCCACCCAGCGCAGGACAGAGAGATCAGACACACACCAAATAAGGTTCTCCTAAGCAACTGCTCACACAGACCCCTGGCCACGGATGAACCTCACCTGGATGAAGCTCTCCACAATCTGAAGGGCAGGTTTCAACACATTCTCATCCCACTGGGAGAGATCAGACACCTCCAAACCATACACTGGGGGCACATTGGGTCCAGGGCCTAGGGAGAAAAGCAGAGCAGAAGCAATTAGCTACCAGCAGTATCCCAGCCAATCAGTCACGCTACTCCTGAGCGGTGCGGCCGCAGAACCCGAACATCCCTTCGCTGGAGAGGCCCCACATTATCCTCATCAGCTTGTCCTTCAACGTTCCGAGACAGAGCAGTCCCGAGACAGGATTACCGGAGACCTTGGTTTGCTAGGAACTGCACCTTCTCAACCCCAGGGTCCAGCAGGGCAGTTTGCAATCCAGGAGCAGGAAAGCAAACCCAACATCTAGAGCTTGGCAAGAGCCAAGCAAATTGTGCTCCCTTCATAACTACAACCCGCTTCCCACCAGCACGGTCCACTGGAAAAGTCCAAGCTCATTCAGCCAGCAGAGGAGACCCAGATGGCTCCAGCACGTAGCAATTATGTGAGGTGCAGCTGTTCTAGGTAGGCTCGAGCCTGATGCTTGGATCAGGTATTTGCTTGTGAGCCTGGTTGCTTTATTTACAGCGGTCACGGCTAACAAGGCCGCAGAGGTGGACGTGCTGCGGACACGTCTGCAGATCGCAATGGGTGTGCTTCATTTGAATGCCTGCATTTGATGCGGGGCTATTTGAAAACCAACCAATCTGTCTCCTGGAGCCAACGTGAGGGCGTTTGGCGCTTCCAGAGGCCTGCCCGGCACTCAGAGCGCAGAGATGTCTGCAAACCCAGGCAGCGCATGCTCCCCAGCGATGTCGCTCCCCCACCATGCTGCCAGGACCCACCTGCCAGCCAGCAGAGCGAGCGCCTCGCCACTCAGACAAAGCCATCAAAGGCTGTGGCATCCGGCAGGTGCTGCCTTTTATTCGGCCAACCACAAGCAAGGTTCTTCAGAGGCCGATCGAAGGCACACCTGTCTCCCACCTGCTGCTCGGCAGAAAGGTGAGACGTGAATGCCACGCACCTGGCCCCAGGAAAGCTCTGCACCCCGTTCAAAGCCAGTCTTTTGGCCTGgttgggtttctttttctttttcctgcccCTACCAGCCACCTTTCAACAAAtgctcagctcccagctgctgatcCTGGCCCTGCTCCAGGGAAAGGGAAGTCCCACTGGCTTCCTGCCATCATGGTGTCCATGGCAGGCCCCTAACAACCAATCGGCTGCAGCTCCTAATCTGGAGGGCAGCTGTCAGTGGGGCTTTTCACTCCAGCCCGGCGCGCGTGTGGGCTCCTGGGGAGAGGTAAACACGACGGGCAAATCTCCCGTGGCCCCTTTCAGGGGAGAGCTGGCCTGTGAGCAGCCAGGGAGCCGACTGCCAGCAACAGCTAGCACAGGAGGAGGGGATGTGTGGAGGGACGGGTGGCACGTGGGGCTTTGTTCTGCTGGGATTTTAGCCAGCAATGAGGAAGCTTCTCCTGGGAGGGGTGGAGACCTCCCTGTCACAGCTGGACAAGCAGGGAGCGGTGCACTGAAGGGGgcctgggagggagctcaggaacGCCCACTCCAGGTGGGATGGGGAATGACCACATTCAAGGCCGGGGCAGCAAGGTCTTGGTCAGACCTGGTCCAGATGGGCAGGGAGCTAAGCAGGAACAGCACGTCCTGATGTGCCTAGGCAGCCTGAAGACAGGACACACTCAAAGCTTACTCACAGCAGAGGCTGCTGGACAGATCCCGGTAATTTGTGGAGCGGGCGGCCTTGCACCCAGGCAGAGAACGTCCATGGGACTCAGCAGGAGGGAATTAATGCAGGAACGGTTTCCTCGGTGGCCCTGGGAGAGCTGTGTTACGTAACTGTCCTTGAACGTGGTCTCTGCCTGGAGATGCTGCTATTTATCCAGCCGCCCCGTCGGGTCCggccccctccctccagagaGCTGCCTTGGCCGTAGAACCACAATGGTGGAGGAGAGCTCTTCGCAGGGAGGGGGGGCTGCGGAGAGCAGGGTCAGAGCACAACCTGTATGCAATTCACCCCCCTTGGGAGAACTCGGAGCCCCTCCATGGGCTGGACATCAACTGACAAAACCAGAGTTCGCTCGGCCACCAATAGCAGCAGGCTCCCTTCTCCAGTCAGGAGGGCGGAGGACGCTGCACAGAGggatggaggagaaagaggagggctGGGACACTCCCCAGAGCAGATCAGGGGCAAAGGGatgagaggggaggggggggggacacTCCGAGggcagctgggggcgggggcaaagAAGAGATAGAAACACTTACGTCTCAAGAAGCGGTTTCGGATCCACTTGTTCTGCTTCCGGGCGTATCTCTTCGTCACTAGTTTCAGGGCCTGGATCCCTTTTGAATGGAGGTAACAAAGCAGGTGTGAATTAGACTCCAGGGATGTTAAAGAAGCTAGCAGGAGCTAGgcgtggggcagggtgtgggaaggTGCGAACCccgagggaggagggggatggcCGGGCTAATGGGGGGTGACCTCTAGGCTAATGATCAGGGAGGTCTCTCAGCGGGGAAAGACTCTCcaaagggaagtgatggaaacaCCATCATGGGGAACAGTTAAAACTCGATTGGGCAAAGCCCCAAGGAACAGACTCTAGGGACGATTCTACAGAGGGCTCCAAGGGGGTGGATTGGAGACCTCAACAGATCTTCTCCATCTTTGGATCCGACTAAAGGGCAAGTGAGCAAACCCATGGCTCACCAAGCAATGGCAAAGGAGTCTCCATCTCCCTCAGCCTCTAATTATGGGAGAtaccctgcagcccagctccagggagccCTCCCCCAGGGAGACAGCCTGGTTCAGCTGGCCAAGGGGCACCAGACCCTGCTCAAGACTCTGCCAAGTGACAGCTGCATCTCCTGCACTGCAGGGCTTATCAGGCATGGGTGGCTGGGACCTCCTGGGCCATTGCAAAGTGCGGGTAGGGGTAGATACGAGACCCTCCGCAGGTGTGAGCAAGCGACAGCCTCCTGGGCAAGCAGTtcccacctttctccagcagcaagGTGCTGGTCTCCTCCGGGCACTTCCCCTCTGTCGTAAGGTACTCGTGGAACTCCTTGAAGCCAATCGACTGGAAAATGCCGTGCTGATAATCCTGGCTAGAGAATAAGGTCACAGATAGCGGGTCAACCCCTGTGCGCTGGAGCAAGAAGCTGCCCCCCTCTGTGCTGTGTCCCCACAACAGCAGCTCCCACGGGTTTAGAGCAGCACAGCCATCACCGACCACATGGGAGCGATCCCAGCAATGGTCTGCGTCAGAGATATGTGGTGGGGATGTCCAGGTGCCCACATGAGGAGCCCGGCATCAGGATTTACAGCCAGGAGGTATCATCACACCAGCCCAATCCTGGATGTCACAGGCCACTAACCACCCTCTAACTACCCCCACACCAAGCCCTTCAGCCACAATCAGGGCAAGTACTTGGCTCTCCAGGAGACTCATGTATCGTGGGCCACAAGCAGCGAATAGGAGCATTGAGGTGCACCAATGCTCAAGGCCCCTGCAACAACAGGGGATTAATTGAGTGTGAAGCAGCCAGCCAAACACTCACCAGTTCTCAGCCACCTTCTCCTGGTTGTAACGCCGGTGGAAGTCCCGCAGCTCCTCCAGGAGccccgctgccaccatgtcatccACCCGCTTGTCCAGCCGCTCATCTAGAGCTGGCAGAGATCACAACAGCCATTCAAACACCCAGAGCTGCGTTCGCAGAAAGGAGAGTGCCTGGCTTCCCAGCCACATACACCCACGGCAGCAGACTGCACCCCGGACCTCCCGAGGACCATGCGCATGGCTCCATCACCAGGCACCCTAAATCCTCGTGGGGGGGCACTGCCAGCCGTACGCTCCACCCCAGACATCTCCACACtcacaaacctgctgcccctctcACTGTGTGACTCCCACATCGaatgccccctccctgctggagCCAGGGGCACCATTGCCAAAGCTCCGGAAGAGGGACCAGCGACCAAGGGACTGAGCAGCGAACTCACACTCTGATCCCTGGATGGCAGCACTGGGCCATTCCATACTTGCCAAGAAACAAGCCAATGGACAGAGGACAGGAGCGGGGGACAGGATTCCTGGGTTGTATTCCCAAGGTGGCCACAATCCCACTGTCTGAGCctagacaagtcacttcacttctccctgcctcagtttccccgtctgtaaaactggaataattcTACTGACGGGGGTTGTGAGAATTATGGCACAGTAacgggccaaatcctgctctcattaaagccaatggcaaaactccaatccTTTTCGACGGATCCAGCCTCATGTTGGGTGATACGCTAAGAACTATTAGGAGTCCTGCACCATCAGGACCACATCGTGCAGGGCATATGGGCATGACCCAGGGAGTGTGAGGGTGAACCCCAAGGAAGGGGGACTGCTTTGGAGGGTACGAGTGGGAATCACCAGGGCTAAAGAGAGGGCACCCTGACCATGGGGGGCAAGGGGGGCTCACATTAACCCTACACTGCTTAGCTGGGGTCTCTCCTTGCTGAGGACCCTCCCCCACTCAGATCAGGCACTGGGTGAGGTTGCTACATAGCAAAATGTGGAGACTACACTTGGGACAGGAGAAGCCTGGCCTGCGTTTCAGGGACAAAAggaagccggccctggccagggAATGGCTCTGCTCGTTCAGTCAGACGGCGGCTGGTCAGAACCCGCTCTTTACCTGCCTGGTCTGCATAAAGCCACAGGATACAGGAGTTTGGGTACTTCAGGGGCCCCCCCAATGGGCCCCCACCTTCCTCCTCTCGCTGCCGATGCAGGAACTCGCTATGGGGGATCCCAGTTTCTTCAAATACTTGCAGGCTCCTGTAcagcagatggacagacagaggcaGCTCAGAGGCTGGGTTCAGAGCAGATTTCCATCTGCCCAGTGCCCTCAGGGA carries:
- the TRIT1 gene encoding tRNA dimethylallyltransferase, producing the protein MQVYKGLDIITNKISPREQALCRHHMISFVDPLVSNYTVVDFRNKAAALIEDIFAQEKIPIVVGGTNYYIESLLWKVLVDTKEKTSPSPGRAADRRVELEQLDGCELHCRLSQVDPEMAAKLHPHDKRKVARSLQVFEETGIPHSEFLHRQREEEGGGPLGGPLKYPNSCILWLYADQAALDERLDKRVDDMVAAGLLEELRDFHRRYNQEKVAENCQDYQHGIFQSIGFKEFHEYLTTEGKCPEETSTLLLEKGIQALKLVTKRYARKQNKWIRNRFLRRPGPNVPPVYGLEVSDLSQWDENVLKPALQIVESFIQEPPSMPLLSYWEETDSVAPTLKGQEESLISSNPMTVAVTRETSLNRN